From the genome of Sphingobacterium kitahiroshimense, one region includes:
- the panC gene encoding pantoate--beta-alanine ligase: MRIFETKKELQDYLETARINKQKIALIPTMGALHEGHISLLNYAKPLSDVTVCSIFVNPTQFNDPKDLEKYPRPIEHDIALLEAAHCDVLFLPTVEEMYPDPNEKWHIDLNGLDTIWEGKMRPGHFQGVTQVVYKLFALVQPDIACFGQKDFQQVMVIEHMIKVKQLPITIALCPIIRDENGLALSSRNMRLSSNGKIQALALSKTLLYIKSNFGKIPLLQLNKQATELLNSSEGITLEYLAICETTTLKEIKTIEQDKQYVALVTARVEDVRLIDNMILN; this comes from the coding sequence GTGAGAATTTTCGAGACTAAAAAAGAGCTCCAAGATTACCTGGAAACAGCACGAATCAACAAACAAAAAATAGCTCTTATCCCAACAATGGGTGCACTACATGAAGGACATATCTCTTTACTGAATTATGCAAAACCTTTATCAGATGTCACCGTTTGCAGTATTTTTGTCAACCCAACACAATTTAACGACCCAAAAGATTTAGAAAAGTATCCAAGACCCATTGAGCATGATATCGCATTATTAGAAGCTGCTCATTGTGATGTCTTATTCTTACCGACCGTAGAGGAGATGTACCCTGATCCAAATGAAAAATGGCACATTGATCTAAACGGATTAGATACTATATGGGAAGGGAAAATGAGACCGGGGCACTTTCAAGGTGTAACGCAAGTCGTTTACAAATTATTCGCCTTAGTGCAACCAGATATTGCATGCTTTGGTCAAAAAGACTTCCAACAGGTCATGGTTATTGAACATATGATCAAGGTAAAGCAATTACCGATCACCATTGCATTATGCCCAATCATCCGAGATGAAAATGGTCTTGCTTTAAGTTCAAGAAACATGCGCCTCTCATCAAATGGTAAAATACAAGCGTTAGCTTTGTCCAAAACACTTCTGTATATCAAAAGTAACTTTGGAAAGATACCTTTACTTCAATTAAATAAACAGGCAACAGAACTATTGAACTCCAGCGAAGGTATTACCTTAGAATATCTCGCTATTTGCGAAACAACGACATTGAAAGAAATCAAAACAATTGAACAAGATAAACAATATGTAGCACTTGTCACTGCGCGGGTCGAAGATGTACGGCTTATTGATAACATGATTTTGAATTAA
- the ispF gene encoding 2-C-methyl-D-erythritol 2,4-cyclodiphosphate synthase — protein sequence MKIKVGFGFDVHQLEEGHPFIVGGVELDHHAGAFGHSDADVLAHAICDALLGAANLEDIGYHFPNTDEQWRGISSLVLLKHCVKLIGDKGYTIGNIDAMLCLEAPKIKPYIGQMKAKISEASGLDVDDISIKATTNESMGFVGRQEGVVAYAVCLIEKA from the coding sequence ATGAAAATTAAAGTTGGATTTGGCTTTGATGTCCATCAATTAGAAGAGGGGCATCCATTTATAGTAGGTGGAGTAGAATTGGATCATCATGCTGGTGCATTCGGCCATTCGGATGCGGATGTTTTGGCTCATGCCATTTGTGATGCGCTCCTGGGGGCCGCAAATTTAGAGGATATTGGTTATCATTTCCCAAATACAGATGAGCAATGGAGAGGTATTAGCAGTCTTGTTTTACTGAAACATTGTGTTAAGCTAATTGGAGATAAGGGGTATACCATAGGGAACATTGATGCTATGCTATGCCTGGAGGCTCCTAAAATTAAACCGTATATCGGACAGATGAAGGCTAAAATATCGGAGGCCTCAGGTTTGGACGTTGATGATATTTCGATCAAAGCAACGACGAATGAATCTATGGGATTTGTCGGAAGACAAGAGGGGGTAGTAGCATATGCTGTTTGTTTGATCGAAAAAGCTTAA
- the panD gene encoding aspartate 1-decarboxylase gives MFIEVMKSKIHRVRVTQAELNYVGSITIDEDLMDAANIIANEKVQIVNNNNGARLETYVIPGKRASGTICLNGAAARLVQVGDIVIIISYAQMEMEQAKKHIPSLVFPDDNNQLIK, from the coding sequence ATGTTTATAGAGGTAATGAAATCTAAAATCCACCGTGTTCGGGTTACACAGGCCGAGCTTAATTACGTTGGTAGTATCACAATTGATGAGGATTTAATGGATGCAGCAAATATTATTGCAAACGAAAAAGTTCAAATCGTTAACAATAACAATGGCGCTCGTTTAGAAACATATGTTATTCCTGGAAAAAGAGCTTCCGGTACCATCTGCTTAAATGGCGCTGCAGCAAGATTAGTTCAAGTGGGTGATATTGTGATCATCATATCGTATGCACAAATGGAAATGGAGCAAGCTAAAAAGCATATTCCTAGCTTGGTTTTCCCAGATGACAACAATCAACTTATAAAATAA
- a CDS encoding transglycosylase domain-containing protein yields the protein MKRESKKNQLQPEDIKRYTRNFWKFIIGIIAFGFLFIFSVRLGLFGKLPSFSDLENPKSNLASEVITEDNKVLGTYYIQNRSNVKYSELSPYLIHALISTEDKRFYDHSGIDYTRTFTVIFHTLTGNKQGGSTITQQLALNLFSDGRAKSAPKRIIQKFQEWITAVRLERNYTKEEIITMYFNTVDFGAYNTYGIKSAARTYFNTTPDKLTADQAALLVGMLKGPGVYSPVRYPQNALARRNTVLDNMNKANFISTEEEASAQAKPLGLQLKIANYGEGLAPYFRAVLKEEIKKEFSKLSITKSDGTPYDLDRDGLKIYTTINMSMQQYAEDAQKEWMKSLQGKFAVQWKNKDPFKGDKAKLLTTGMRRSERYRVLKENGLSEDEIKKAFQVKVPMSIFTWKGSVDTVMAPIDSIKYNKLMLRNAMMSMEPKTGHIKAWVGGINFEHFKYDQVKMGTRQVGSTAKPFTYAVAVDNGYSPCYSIPNYQQTYGNWTPRGTAEGGNPITLANALALSQNYATAYLVNQVTPEAVAALTKRMGITSDVPNYPSISLGAYEASVFDMVGAYSAFVNHGTWIEPNAILRIEDKNGTPIYEKAPKVVKALNSESAYIIVDMLKSVVSKGTGRRIQWKYHLTNPIGGKTGTTNDNADAWFIGITPELVSGVWTGAEDRSISFANMQDGQGAAAAMPVFALYMQKVYADKNLNYTKGDFELPEGGLTRVVDCSKYWGGGGSSGADSTGSESNLNDDRLGF from the coding sequence ATGAAGAGAGAATCAAAAAAAAACCAACTGCAACCAGAAGATATTAAGCGGTACACACGTAATTTCTGGAAATTTATTATTGGAATAATAGCTTTTGGGTTTCTATTTATATTTAGTGTTCGCCTGGGGTTATTTGGAAAGTTACCGTCTTTTAGTGATTTAGAAAATCCTAAGAGTAATTTAGCTTCGGAAGTTATAACGGAAGATAATAAGGTTTTAGGTACTTATTATATTCAAAATAGGTCAAATGTGAAGTATAGTGAGTTGTCACCTTACTTGATACATGCCTTGATCTCAACAGAGGATAAGCGTTTTTACGATCACTCCGGTATTGATTATACACGTACTTTTACGGTCATTTTCCACACTTTAACTGGAAATAAACAAGGAGGGAGTACGATTACACAGCAATTAGCTCTTAATTTATTTTCAGACGGTCGTGCTAAAAGTGCTCCTAAGCGTATCATTCAAAAGTTTCAGGAATGGATAACTGCTGTTCGTTTAGAGCGTAATTATACCAAAGAAGAGATTATCACCATGTATTTCAATACAGTGGACTTTGGAGCATATAATACCTATGGTATTAAATCAGCCGCACGTACTTATTTCAATACAACTCCTGATAAACTTACTGCAGACCAAGCTGCTTTATTAGTGGGTATGCTGAAAGGTCCGGGCGTTTATTCTCCTGTCAGGTATCCGCAAAACGCATTAGCGCGTAGAAATACAGTCTTGGACAATATGAATAAAGCAAATTTCATTTCTACAGAGGAAGAGGCTAGTGCACAAGCTAAACCATTGGGATTACAATTGAAAATCGCCAATTATGGGGAAGGTTTAGCACCTTATTTTCGTGCGGTATTAAAAGAAGAAATCAAGAAAGAATTTTCAAAATTATCGATTACCAAATCGGATGGTACACCTTATGATCTGGATCGTGATGGGTTGAAAATTTATACAACAATTAATATGTCCATGCAGCAATATGCTGAAGATGCCCAGAAAGAATGGATGAAATCTTTACAGGGTAAGTTTGCTGTACAATGGAAAAATAAGGATCCTTTTAAAGGAGATAAAGCCAAGTTACTGACGACAGGTATGCGACGTTCTGAACGCTACCGTGTTTTGAAGGAAAATGGACTTTCTGAAGATGAAATCAAGAAAGCATTTCAGGTAAAAGTTCCGATGTCTATTTTCACTTGGAAGGGTTCTGTGGATACTGTTATGGCTCCGATTGATTCTATCAAATACAATAAATTGATGTTACGTAATGCAATGATGTCGATGGAACCAAAAACTGGACATATCAAGGCTTGGGTCGGTGGAATAAATTTTGAGCATTTCAAGTATGATCAAGTAAAAATGGGGACGAGACAGGTCGGTTCAACTGCCAAGCCATTTACTTATGCTGTCGCAGTTGATAATGGCTACTCTCCATGTTACAGTATTCCAAATTATCAACAGACTTATGGAAATTGGACACCAAGGGGTACAGCTGAAGGTGGGAATCCGATTACTTTAGCTAATGCATTGGCCTTGTCTCAGAATTATGCGACTGCATATTTGGTGAATCAAGTTACACCGGAGGCAGTTGCTGCATTGACGAAACGTATGGGTATTACCAGTGATGTCCCGAACTATCCATCCATTTCACTTGGAGCATATGAAGCTTCTGTATTTGATATGGTTGGTGCTTATTCGGCATTTGTAAATCATGGTACCTGGATTGAACCTAATGCGATCTTGAGGATCGAAGATAAGAATGGAACTCCTATTTATGAAAAGGCACCTAAAGTTGTTAAGGCTTTGAACAGTGAGTCTGCTTATATTATTGTAGACATGTTAAAATCGGTTGTCTCGAAAGGTACAGGAAGACGAATTCAATGGAAATATCATCTGACGAATCCAATCGGAGGAAAGACGGGTACAACCAATGATAATGCTGATGCTTGGTTTATCGGGATCACTCCTGAACTGGTGTCGGGTGTCTGGACAGGAGCTGAAGATCGTAGTATTAGTTTTGCGAATATGCAAGACGGGCAGGGAGCTGCAGCAGCAATGCCTGTATTTGCACTTTATATGCAGAAGGTGTATGCAGATAAAAACCTCAATTATACGAAGGGCGATTTTGAACTTCCTGAAGGTGGGCTAACGCGAGTAGTCGACTGTTCTAAGTACTGGGGAGGGGGCGGAAGCTCCGGAGCAGACAGCACGGGTTCGGAATCAAACTTAAATGATGATCGATTAGGTTTTTAA
- a CDS encoding TCR/Tet family MFS transporter: MQVNTSKSLFFIFLTVLIDVIGLGIIIPVMPKLIEELIGGTLSDASRYGGLLMFCYALTQFFFASVLGNLSDRFGRRPILLISLLGFSINYLLMGLAPTILWLFIGRFIAGITGASYTVAAAFIADISSHEKKAQNFGLLGAAFGLGFIVGPLLGGLLGHYGARIPFFAAALLSFLNFLYGYFFIPESLKKENRRPFRWKNANPVGAFKQLAKYPHLKQLFFCIFLINISSHAVQSTWSYYTMERYQWDERMVGISLGFIGMLLAIVQAGLIRIIIPKLGLEKSILIGSGLYVISMPLMGMAYAPWLIFLAVIPYVFAGIAGPAIQSLVSNETPSNEQGQIQGGLTSIISLTAIIGPPVMSWLFAHFTDKKEALYLPGAPFYLGFVLTAISFIVACFFFKKKQKV; the protein is encoded by the coding sequence ATGCAAGTCAACACTTCAAAAAGTCTATTTTTCATTTTTTTAACCGTACTAATTGACGTCATTGGTTTAGGTATTATTATACCTGTAATGCCTAAATTAATTGAAGAATTGATTGGCGGCACATTAAGTGATGCATCGCGATATGGTGGTTTGCTCATGTTTTGTTATGCATTAACTCAATTCTTCTTTGCATCCGTGTTAGGTAATCTCAGTGACCGATTTGGTAGAAGACCCATCCTTTTAATATCACTCTTAGGCTTTTCTATCAACTATTTACTCATGGGGTTAGCTCCAACCATCCTGTGGTTATTCATCGGTAGGTTTATAGCAGGTATTACAGGAGCCAGCTACACAGTAGCTGCTGCATTTATAGCAGATATCAGTTCGCACGAGAAAAAAGCTCAGAATTTCGGATTATTGGGAGCTGCATTTGGCTTAGGTTTTATAGTAGGTCCATTGCTAGGAGGGTTATTGGGGCATTATGGTGCCAGAATACCGTTTTTCGCAGCAGCATTATTAAGTTTTTTGAATTTCTTATATGGTTATTTTTTTATTCCAGAATCATTAAAAAAAGAAAACAGAAGACCTTTCAGATGGAAAAATGCAAATCCGGTAGGTGCCTTCAAGCAACTTGCTAAATACCCGCATCTAAAACAATTATTTTTTTGCATCTTTCTGATAAACATCTCTTCTCATGCCGTACAAAGTACTTGGTCATATTACACCATGGAAAGATATCAATGGGATGAAAGAATGGTTGGTATCTCTTTGGGTTTTATAGGTATGTTGTTGGCTATAGTTCAAGCCGGACTGATTCGAATTATTATTCCAAAATTGGGATTAGAAAAAAGTATTTTAATTGGATCTGGACTCTACGTGATATCGATGCCCTTAATGGGGATGGCATACGCTCCATGGTTAATTTTCCTAGCCGTAATACCCTATGTATTTGCGGGAATCGCAGGCCCAGCTATCCAGAGCCTTGTATCCAACGAAACGCCATCGAATGAGCAGGGACAGATACAAGGTGGATTAACAAGTATTATTAGCTTAACAGCCATTATAGGCCCTCCCGTCATGAGCTGGTTGTTTGCTCACTTTACAGATAAAAAAGAAGCCCTTTATTTACCAGGAGCTCCTTTCTATCTAGGATTCGTACTTACAGCAATCAGTTTTATTGTTGCCTGCTTCTTTTTTAAAAAGAAACAGAAAGTTTAA
- the uvrC gene encoding excinuclease ABC subunit UvrC yields MSVFDYKEELKRIPHKPGVYQYFDKQDVLIYIGKAKDLRNRVGSYFVNETQHNGKTRVLVRQINRISFTIVDTEIDAWLLENSLIKKHKPKYNVLLKDDKTYPWIVIKNERFPRVFWTRKYIKDGSRYYGPYASVGMMHIVLDVIRDLFPLRTCNLTLTQENIARGKFKICLEYQIGNCKGPCEGYQSEEDYDQNLSDIKDILNGKISVVTNRIKEQMSAAVSEMNFEKAHSFKMKLDKLDLYQSKSTVVNSSITNVDVFSIASDESYAFVNYLKVMNGVIIQTQTVEMKRRLDETEQELLALAIPEIRDRFKSLSREIIVPFELDIQENDQIKFTVPKLGEKRKLLDLSLKNVAFFKKERLLHYEKLNPDVRVDRILTQMKKDLRLNVLPQHIECFDNSNIQGSYPVSAIVVFKDGKPSKKDYRHFNVKTVVGPNDFATMEEAVYRRYKRVLEEDGDLPQLIIIDGGKGQLGAALKSLRLLGIEKQVTVIGIAKRLEELYYPGDQYPLYLDKKSETLKIIQHLRDEAHRFGITFHRNQRSRKTFVSELEDIPGIGKTTVEKLLTTFKSVKKIKEAPEEELRKVLNLKQLQALLAHFKRN; encoded by the coding sequence ATGAGCGTGTTTGATTATAAAGAGGAGCTTAAAAGAATTCCACATAAGCCTGGGGTTTATCAGTATTTTGATAAACAGGATGTCCTGATTTATATCGGTAAAGCTAAAGATCTCAGGAATCGGGTTGGTTCTTATTTTGTGAATGAAACGCAACATAACGGTAAGACGCGTGTATTAGTTCGTCAGATCAACCGTATTTCTTTTACAATTGTAGATACGGAGATTGATGCATGGTTGCTGGAAAATTCATTGATTAAGAAACATAAGCCCAAGTATAATGTATTATTAAAAGATGATAAAACTTATCCTTGGATTGTCATTAAAAATGAACGCTTTCCCCGAGTTTTTTGGACACGTAAATATATTAAAGATGGCTCTCGGTATTATGGTCCTTATGCCTCTGTAGGGATGATGCACATTGTATTGGACGTAATCCGGGATCTTTTTCCGCTAAGGACCTGTAATTTGACACTGACTCAGGAGAATATTGCTAGGGGTAAATTCAAAATTTGCCTTGAATATCAGATTGGCAACTGTAAAGGTCCATGTGAAGGTTATCAATCTGAAGAAGATTATGATCAGAATCTGAGTGATATTAAAGATATTTTAAATGGTAAAATTTCTGTTGTCACGAATAGGATTAAAGAGCAGATGTCTGCTGCAGTATCGGAAATGAATTTCGAAAAGGCGCATTCCTTTAAGATGAAATTAGATAAACTGGATCTGTATCAGAGTAAGTCTACGGTTGTTAATTCATCTATCACGAATGTTGATGTTTTCAGTATTGCATCGGATGAAAGTTATGCTTTTGTTAATTATTTAAAAGTGATGAACGGGGTAATCATTCAAACACAGACTGTTGAAATGAAGCGGCGACTGGATGAGACTGAACAAGAACTTCTTGCTTTAGCGATTCCTGAGATCCGGGATCGGTTTAAAAGCTTATCACGAGAAATTATCGTTCCATTTGAACTGGATATTCAGGAAAATGATCAGATCAAATTTACGGTTCCAAAACTAGGGGAAAAGAGAAAACTATTGGATCTATCGTTGAAGAATGTAGCGTTCTTTAAAAAAGAACGATTGCTACATTATGAGAAATTGAATCCAGATGTACGTGTAGATCGTATTTTAACGCAGATGAAGAAAGATTTGCGGTTAAATGTCTTGCCTCAGCATATTGAATGTTTTGATAACTCTAATATTCAAGGTAGTTATCCTGTATCTGCTATTGTAGTCTTTAAAGATGGTAAGCCATCAAAAAAGGATTACCGACACTTCAATGTTAAAACAGTAGTAGGTCCAAATGATTTTGCCACGATGGAGGAGGCTGTATATAGGCGATATAAGCGGGTTTTGGAAGAAGATGGTGATTTGCCTCAGTTGATTATTATTGATGGCGGTAAGGGGCAGTTAGGGGCCGCTTTGAAAAGCTTGCGATTATTAGGGATAGAGAAACAGGTTACAGTAATTGGTATTGCTAAGCGGCTGGAGGAGCTGTATTATCCGGGTGATCAATATCCTCTCTATTTGGATAAAAAATCGGAAACTCTTAAAATCATTCAACACTTGCGGGATGAAGCCCATCGGTTCGGAATTACTTTTCACAGAAATCAACGTAGCCGAAAAACTTTTGTATCTGAACTCGAAGATATTCCTGGCATAGGTAAGACTACGGTAGAGAAATTACTGACTACCTTTAAATCTGTTAAGAAGATTAAAGAGGCTCCAGAAGAAGAGTTGAGAAAAGTGTTGAACTTAAAACAGCTACAGGCACTTTTAGCACATTTTAAGCGAAATTAA
- a CDS encoding TonB-dependent receptor domain-containing protein, producing the protein MRNINLLIIIMMISMHTYAQHTLKGKISNNDGKGIVGATINIENGLHSTVSDTAGYFEFQKLTKQKQNIQITAVGYQTIKQLILLTDSTVHFKLNTDNLHLNEVVVSATRYGVSKKEAPVIVQVLGPKLFQATQSVAMSETLNYQPGVRVENNCQNCGFSQVRLNGLEGAYSQILINSRSVFSALNSVYGLDQLPTSMIDRIEVVRSGGSALFGANAIAGTINIITKDPVENDWQIKSTNSLIGGSSWDNTVDFNTSYVDEDLTTGVTFYGMHRNRQPFDKNKDGFSEITELNNTTFGTKAFFKPSDVNKITVDFSTIQEFRRGGDQFNKSPHFTAITEQLETNSLIGGITYDHYLADYKQKISVYASGQKTKRKSFYGGLGEAPTATDSLRAANSYGDTDDLSFVTGTQYTNNFEDDVFTGGIEFNYNKTNDQIPGYQRIIDQKTKGIGTYAQYEWKPISSFKALIGMRYDYIFVDGNYQLQQVERSSQKNFGSWNPRLTILYDINSNIQFRGGYARGFRAPQAFNEDMHVTSIGGKQVFVLIGEDLKTEYSNAYTGSFNFSRNYGNTQTSLLVEGFYTQLNNPFTTVLKSESNDIMIEEMRNGTDAYVYGTNLELNVAPSSIFSLQAGGTIQRSRYQSAQLIAEAKTGQEAILSQDFLRTPNVYGYLNANWKATKKFAVDLTGVYTGKMKISHIQEEIMSLKNTRDFMELNARLGYTFAVHKDFNLELFAGVQNMFNAFQKDFDKGANRDSNYIYGPTKPRTITFGVKIGHFH; encoded by the coding sequence ATGAGAAATATCAACCTATTGATCATCATCATGATGATCAGTATGCATACATATGCACAACATACATTAAAAGGTAAAATCAGTAACAATGACGGTAAAGGTATAGTTGGAGCAACTATCAACATCGAAAATGGTCTTCACTCGACCGTTTCTGATACCGCAGGCTATTTTGAATTTCAAAAACTAACTAAACAAAAACAAAATATACAGATAACCGCTGTTGGCTATCAAACCATCAAACAGCTGATATTGCTAACAGATTCCACCGTACACTTTAAATTAAATACAGACAACCTGCATTTGAATGAAGTCGTTGTAAGCGCAACCCGATATGGTGTCAGTAAAAAGGAAGCACCAGTTATTGTGCAGGTATTAGGCCCTAAACTTTTTCAGGCTACACAATCTGTAGCTATGTCCGAAACACTAAACTATCAACCAGGAGTTAGGGTAGAGAACAACTGTCAAAACTGCGGTTTTTCACAAGTCCGTCTAAACGGATTAGAAGGCGCCTATTCACAGATCTTGATCAACAGCAGATCCGTATTCAGCGCATTAAACAGTGTATATGGTTTAGACCAACTTCCAACCAGTATGATCGACCGCATTGAAGTCGTTCGAAGTGGTGGTTCTGCCCTATTTGGAGCAAATGCAATTGCCGGTACCATTAATATCATTACTAAAGATCCTGTCGAAAATGATTGGCAGATTAAATCTACCAACTCATTAATCGGCGGTAGCAGTTGGGATAATACGGTAGACTTCAACACCTCCTACGTAGATGAAGACCTTACAACAGGAGTTACCTTTTATGGTATGCACCGGAATCGTCAACCATTTGATAAAAATAAGGACGGATTTTCGGAGATAACAGAACTTAACAATACCACATTCGGAACAAAAGCATTTTTCAAACCTTCCGATGTCAATAAAATAACAGTAGATTTCAGTACCATACAGGAATTTAGAAGAGGAGGAGACCAATTTAACAAATCACCCCATTTTACAGCCATCACAGAACAACTGGAAACCAATTCACTGATTGGTGGTATCACTTACGATCATTATTTAGCAGACTATAAACAAAAAATCTCCGTGTATGCTTCCGGCCAAAAAACAAAACGTAAAAGTTTTTACGGGGGACTGGGCGAAGCGCCCACTGCAACAGATAGTTTAAGAGCCGCAAATTCTTATGGAGACACAGATGATTTGTCTTTTGTTACAGGAACACAATACACAAACAATTTTGAGGATGATGTCTTTACCGGCGGTATTGAGTTCAACTACAACAAAACAAATGATCAGATTCCCGGATATCAACGTATCATCGATCAAAAAACAAAAGGAATAGGAACTTATGCCCAATACGAATGGAAGCCAATATCCTCTTTCAAAGCATTAATAGGAATGCGATACGACTACATCTTCGTCGATGGAAATTATCAGCTCCAACAAGTGGAACGCAGCAGTCAGAAGAATTTTGGATCTTGGAATCCGCGATTAACCATCTTGTACGATATCAATAGTAATATTCAATTTCGTGGCGGGTATGCGCGCGGGTTCCGTGCCCCACAAGCCTTCAATGAAGATATGCATGTGACCTCAATCGGAGGAAAACAGGTTTTTGTATTAATTGGAGAAGACCTAAAAACAGAATATTCAAATGCTTATACCGGATCGTTCAATTTCAGCAGAAATTATGGTAATACGCAAACAAGTCTTTTAGTGGAGGGCTTCTATACACAGTTGAATAATCCATTTACGACAGTCTTGAAATCAGAATCCAATGACATTATGATTGAAGAAATGCGAAACGGTACAGATGCCTATGTATACGGAACAAACCTAGAACTTAATGTAGCCCCTTCAAGTATATTTAGTCTACAAGCTGGTGGTACGATACAACGCTCGCGATACCAATCGGCACAACTGATAGCTGAAGCTAAAACAGGTCAAGAAGCCATTTTGTCCCAAGATTTCTTACGTACGCCAAATGTCTATGGGTACTTAAATGCCAATTGGAAAGCAACTAAGAAATTCGCAGTTGACCTAACAGGAGTTTACACCGGAAAAATGAAGATCTCGCATATACAAGAAGAAATCATGAGCCTCAAAAATACGAGGGATTTTATGGAGCTGAATGCACGGTTAGGATATACTTTTGCTGTTCACAAAGATTTTAACCTTGAATTATTTGCAGGTGTACAAAATATGTTCAACGCATTCCAAAAAGATTTCGATAAAGGCGCTAATCGAGATTCAAACTACATTTACGGTCCGACAAAACCACGTACAATAACCTTTGGAGTAAAAATTGGCCATTTTCACTAA
- a CDS encoding glycogen/starch synthase, producing MAKTKILFITHEMSPFLELTKISEITRQLPQAMQEKGFEIRILMPRFGNINERRNRLHEVIRLSGLNIVVDNNDNPLIIKVASLPAARMQVYFLDNEDYFQRKKVFRDENGEFFNDNNERSVFFCKGALETVKKLGWSPDVVHCHGWFSALVPAYLKTTYKDDPTFKGAKVMYSLYNEEFSGTLGDKYREIAPEGALTKDDVASYGDGSYVNIYKGALDFTDVAVVAEEGVNPEILAYAKEKGIQVFEPNGDEDYEAFNDLFDQFAPVEEETTV from the coding sequence ATGGCAAAAACGAAGATATTGTTTATAACCCACGAGATGTCGCCTTTCCTCGAATTAACTAAAATTTCTGAAATCACGCGTCAATTGCCACAGGCTATGCAAGAGAAAGGATTTGAAATCCGTATTCTTATGCCTCGTTTTGGTAATATTAATGAGCGTAGAAATAGATTGCATGAGGTAATTCGTCTGTCAGGCTTAAACATTGTGGTGGATAACAATGACAATCCGCTAATCATTAAGGTAGCTTCATTGCCTGCGGCACGTATGCAGGTTTACTTTTTGGATAATGAAGACTATTTTCAGCGGAAAAAAGTTTTTCGTGACGAGAATGGAGAATTTTTTAATGATAACAATGAGCGTTCTGTGTTCTTTTGTAAAGGAGCACTGGAAACGGTTAAGAAGTTAGGTTGGTCACCAGATGTGGTACATTGCCACGGTTGGTTTTCAGCATTAGTGCCGGCTTATTTAAAGACGACATATAAAGATGATCCTACTTTTAAAGGTGCCAAAGTTATGTATTCGTTGTATAACGAAGAGTTCTCCGGAACTTTAGGCGATAAATACAGAGAAATTGCCCCTGAAGGTGCATTGACAAAAGATGATGTTGCTAGTTATGGTGACGGTAGTTATGTCAACATCTATAAAGGTGCTTTGGACTTCACCGATGTAGCGGTTGTAGCTGAGGAGGGTGTTAATCCAGAAATTCTAGCATATGCAAAAGAAAAAGGAATTCAGGTCTTTGAACCTAATGGTGATGAAGATTATGAAGCTTTCAATGATCTTTTTGATCAATTTGCTCCTGTAGAAGAAGAAACAACGGTTTAA